A stretch of Podospora bellae-mahoneyi strain CBS 112042 chromosome 5, whole genome shotgun sequence DNA encodes these proteins:
- the BGL4_1 gene encoding beta-glucosidase (CAZy:GH3; EggNog:ENOG503NVBN; COG:G) yields MRLQTSAGLLPLISLTTALTETPFLGFPSPWISPDPSDAEWQAAYEKAVAFVSQLTLTEKVNLTTGTGWEGDRCIGKTGSVPRLGFEGFCLMDGPLGVRYVDKASAFPAGMNAAATFSKRLMRARGEAMGEEFRGKGVDVQLGPVAGALGRTPQGGRNWEGFSPDPYLTGVAIAETIRGIQSRGVIACAKHYILNEQEHFRGSVDVRIGDKTMHELYLWPFADAVRAGVGSVMCSYNRVNGTYACENEWVQNYLLKSELGFRGFVMSDWGAQHSTLGSALSGLDMAMPGDMMGPPSASSPPYGSHWGGALTQAVLKGEVPQWRLDDMVTRIMTSFFRVHVGSYTSRPEPNFSAWTRNTTGPQYKYSNRPWTTVNSHIDVQANHSALIRELAAKSTVILKNTGILPLSKSSLTSLAVIGNDAHDNLNGPNSCPERACINGTVAMGYGSGTTDFPYLISPATALLGLSQEHNITFFNTTSNWDLPTAQSTASNASVAIVFATATSGENFVSIDGNAGDRNNLTLWDNGDALIRAVAAVNPNTIVVLHTSGPVVIDHADKHPNISAILWAGFPGQESGNGLADVLFGDVHPQGRSPFTWGKDLESYGVELLTVAPDPRSPRQEFPEGVFIDYRWFLSEGKGERGRVTYGFGHGVGYTEFEYGDLVVERVGGRGGYEVNKGRTIPAPVMGEVVDIGDVEGWTEPEGFEGWRIPRYVYPWVNATVYNSENGTARSPSIGDFPPEARDGGVQEELPAGGKEGGNEGLYEVLFEVKVDVKNAGTREGVEVVQLYLSPNNPLAPSLLLRGFDDVLLAPNATKTVTFSLTRRDISEWNTEAQNWEILTEYQQTVFVGSSSMDLRLNRTLPL; encoded by the exons ATGCGGCTTCAAACCTCTGCAGGGTTGCTGCCCTTGATATCCCTAACCACAGCCTTGACAGAGACCCCCTTTCTCggcttcccctccccgtGGATCTCGCCCGACCCATCCGATGCCGAATGGCAAGCCGCGTACGAAAAAGCTGTGGCCTTTGTTTCTCAGCTCACCCTCACCGAAAAAGTCAACTTGACAACCGGCACGGGCTGGGAAGGCGACAGATGTATCGGCAAGACTGGCTCGGTCCCAAGattggggtttgaggggttTTGTCTGATGGATGGGCCGTTGGGTGTGAGATATG TCGACAAAGCCTCAGCCTTTCCCGCGGGCATGAACGCCGCAGCAACCTTCAGCAAACGCCTCATGCGTGCCCGGGGCGAAGCGATGGGTGAAGAGTTCCGCGGCAAGGGCGTTGATGTCCAGCTTGGTCCTGTTGCCGGAGCCCTAGGCAGAACACCGCAGGGAGGGAGAAACTGGGAGGGTTTCTCTCCTGATCCGTACCTGACTGGAGTGGCGATTGCGGAAACGATCAGGGGGATCCAGAGTAGGGGTGTGATTGCCTGTGCTAAGCATTACATTCTTAATGAGCAGGAGCATTTCCGCGGGAGTGTGGATGTGAGGATTGGCGATAAGACGATGCATGAGTTGTACCTGTGGCCGTTTGCGGATGCGGTGAGGGCTGGGGTGGGGAGTGTGATGTGTAGTTATAACAGGGTCAACGGGACGTATGCGTGTGAGAATGAGTGGGTGCAGAATTACTTGTTGAAGAGTGAGCTGGGGTTTAGGGGGTTTG TGATGTCCGACTGGGGAGCACAACACAGCACCCTTGGCTCAGCCCTCTCGGGGCTCGATATGGCAATGCCAGGCGACATGATGGGTCCCCCTTCcgcctcatcacccccctaCGGCTCGCACTGGGGCGGCGCGCTCACCCAAGCCGTCCTCAAAGGCGAGGTTCCCCAGTGGCGCCTCGATGACATGGTCACCCGGATCATGACCTCCTTTTTCCGCGTCCACGTCGGGAGCTACACCTCCCGCCCAGAACCCAACTTCTCCGCCTGGACCCGAAACACCACTGGCCCCCAATACAAGTACTCCAACCGTCCCTGGACCACCGTCAACTCCCACATCGATGTCCAAGCCAACCACTCGGCTCTCATCCGTGAACTAGCCGCCAAATCCACCGTCATCCTCAAGAACACCggcatcctccccctttccaaatCCTCCCTGACCAGCCTAGCAGTAATAGGCAACGACGCCCACGACAACCTCAACGGACCCAACTCCTGCCCCGAGCGAGCCTGCATCAACGGGACGGTAGCAATGGGATACGGCTCTGGCACGACCGACTTCCCCTATCTGATCTCACCCGCCACGGCCCTGTTGGGCCTCTCCCAGGAGCACAACATAACCtttttcaacaccacctccaactgggacctccccaccgctcaatccaccgcctccaacgCTTCCGTCGCCATAGTCTTTGCAACCGCCACCTCGGGGGAGAATTTTGTGTCCATCGATGGGAATGCTGGTGATAGGAACAATCTCACGTTGTGGGACAACGGTGACGCTTTGATCCGCGCCGTGGCGGCTGTCAACCCTAACACCATCGTTGTGTTGCACACCTCGGGCCCTGTCGTCATTGATCACGCGGATAAGCACCCGAATATTTCAGCTATCCTCTGGGCCGGGTTTCCCGGTCAGGAATCTGGGAACGGGCTGGCggatgttttgtttggtgaTGTCCACCCACAAGGCCGCAGCCCGTTTACCTGGGGTAAGGACTTGGAGTCGTACGGGGTTGAGTTGTTGACGGTGGCGCCTGATCCGAGGAGTCCGAGGCAGGAGTTTCCGGAGGGGGTGTTTATTGACTATAGGTGGTTTTTGAgcgaggggaagggggagagggggagggttaCGTATGGGTTTGGGCACGGGGTTGGGTACACGGAGTTTGAGTATGGGGATTTGGTTGTcgagagggttggtgggagggggggatacGAGGTGAATAAGGGGAGGACGATACCGGcgccggtgatgggggaggttgttgatataggggatgtggaggggtggaCTGAGCcggaggggtttgaggggtggaggattcCGAGGTATGTTTACCCTTGGGTCAATGCGACTGTATATAACAGTGAGAATGGCACCGCGCGATCACCTAGCATTGGTGACTTCCCGCCGGAGGCtagggatgggggggtgcaAGAGGAGCTACCGGCcggtgggaaggagggtgGCAATGAGGGGTTGTATGAGGTTTTGTTTGAGGTGAAGGTGGATGTGAAGAATGCAgggacgagggagggggtggaggttgttcaGTTG TACCTCTCACCCAACAACCCTCTCGCCCcgtctctcctcctccgcggCTTTGACgacgtcctcctcgcccccaacgccaccaaaaccgtcaccttctccctcacccgTCGTGACATTAGCGAGTGGAACACCGAAGCCCAGAACTGGGAGATTCTCACGGAGTATCAGCAGACCGTCTTTGTCGGGTCGAGCTCGATGGATTTGAGGTTGAACAGGACACTGCCCCTTTGA
- the AUR1 gene encoding Phosphatidylinositol:ceramide phosphoinositol transferase (IPC synthase) (COG:S; EggNog:ENOG503NUF8) → MPDFSPVLPSTTSAPPSPPHSLSAKTITTSPNPLLPLYNLAANIPIPTKFKKAKPSLRLQRVKSKDEAVSHDVTKLQTSFAILPSLKQLQTRKWTLWDLQHMVTFGCLAFCLLITPSAPFLKSAAMGLLAVLLAMPATRQFFLPSLPIWVYLFYFFASRFIAPEYRPHIWVKVLPALENILYGANLSNILSAHTYTILDIIAWIPYGLGHFALPLVTTVMLFLFAAPGTTPVWARAFGYMSILGVTIQILFPCTPPWYEGLHGLEPAHYGMEGSPAGLKRIDELFGVDMYTTSFTTAPVPFGAFPSLHGGDAVLEMLFLQYCFPRFRAFFVGYVVWIAWSTMYLNHHYAIDLVGGGVIAAVTYYIARTKWLPRPQLDKTTRWEYEYVEFGDRPRVALDEEYGGMGLGLLQRRGSDEWTLGSSSSFDSMSRGDTLCGSSSSSPNILSPTTPNDDHHGGDLWSKVRTTSPRAVGLTGVVVEEEQREVYVR, encoded by the exons ATGCCAGacttctcccccgtcctcccatcaacaacctcggcacccccctccccgccacattccctctccgccaaaaccatcaccacctccccaaaccccctatTACCGCTCTacaacctcgccgccaacatccccatccccaccaaaTTCAAAAAGGCCAAACCCTCTCTTCGGTTACAGCGGGTAAAATCCAAAGACGAAGCCGTCTCTCACGATGTAACCAAACTGCAAACATCCTTCGCCATCCTTCCCTCTCTCAAACAGCTCCAAACCCGCAAATGGACCCTCTGGGACCTCCAGCACATGGTGACGTTTGGGTGTTTGGCCTTTTGTCTGCTCATCACACCATCAGCCCCGTTTCTCAAGAGCGCCGCGATGGGGTTGCTAGCAGTTCTGCTGGCCATGCCAGCGACGAGACAGTTTTTCCTGCCGTCGTTGCCGATTTGGGTGTATTTGTTTTATTTCTTTGCCAGCAG GTTCATCGCCCCTGAATACCGCCCCCACATCTGGGTCAAGGTCCTTCCCGCGCTAGAAAACATCCTCTACGGCGCCAACCTGAGCAACATCCTCTCGGCACACACCTACACCATCTTGGACATCATCGCCTGGATCCCCTACGGCCTCGGCCACTTTGCGCTCCCGTTGGTGACAACGGTGatgctgtttttgtttgcCGCCCCTGGGACAACGCCCGTCTGGGCGAGGGCGTTTGGGTACATGAGCATCCTCGGCGTGACGATCCAGATCCTCTTTCCTTGCACGCCTCCCTGGTACGAGGGTCTGCACGGCCTCGAGCCGGCGCACTACGGCATGGAGGGCAGCCCGGCTGGGTTGAAGAGGATCGATGAGCTGTTTGGCGTGGACATGTACACGACGAGCTTCACGACCGCCCCGGTGCCGTTTGGCGCGTTTCCTTCCCTGCACGGAGGCGATGCCGTGCTGGAGATGCTGTTTTTGCAGTACTGCTTCCCGAGGTTCAGGGCTTTTTTCGTGGGGTATGTGGTTTGGATTGCGTGGAGCACCATGTATCTGAACCACCACTACGCGATCGACCTtgtcggaggaggggtgatTGCCGCGGTCACGTATTACATTGCGAGAACGAAGTGGCTTCCGCGCCCGCAGCTGGACAAGACGACGAGGTGGGAGTATGAGTATGTCGAGTTTGGCGACAGGCCGAGGGTGGCGCTCGACGAGGAGTatggtgggatggggttgggacTGCTTCAGCGACGGGGGAGCGACGAATGGACTCTTGGGAGCTCGTCGAGCTTTGACTCGATGAGCAGGGGGGACACCCTCTgcgggagcagcagctctTCGCCGAATATCCTCAGCCCGACGACGCCGAATGATGACCACCATGGGGGGGACCTGTGGAGCAAAGTCCGGACGACGAGCCCGAGAGCGGTGGGGTTGactggggttgtggttgaggaggagcagagggaggtgTATGTGAGGTGA
- a CDS encoding hypothetical protein (EggNog:ENOG503P5EM; COG:S), protein MAGPKAPSATLSQHIAKAAGLRNALSQKALPKPVKKEESESESQSDSDTDSTSTSTDDEADDNNDDWADKLNLKKEKEAAKPTTNGTKPASETETKTKKDVEASDSSSSESDSESESESDSDDGDVEMKDAPAKSTKKAAAPAASDSESESEPSESEESSDEDAPAAGAKVNGAKVNEKAKEAESESESESESESGSESESESESESESEAEKPVPKAKPAPVAKSSTAKSPAASKDKAKSKAKSKETVGESESESESEPEPEAQNAAAVKSSRPAELIQQRFDLRKVDPDLDAASVAKMLANAKAEGKQLWCFTTPKSIGIDVIRKYKISTDKLISGQPLFTHEGVDYGGELEQLSHSVKILIPGKDGKKYESADQPIGQFLHIKRKTHIGQETVVPAPPVPPRPQPKGLKVRYTPFGATNNGLTVMGDESEHEDVEMGDAAPAAPAAATSKAAAKKRKLGGEETAATPSKKARKSRVGASTPAVTPIPPPVPVGKSA, encoded by the exons ATGGCGGGGCCCAAAGCGCCCTCTGCTACCTTGTCCCAGCATATCGCCAAAGCTGCTGGCCTCCGTAATGCCTTGAGCCAGAAGGCGCTGCCCAAGCctgtgaagaaggaagagtCCGAGAGCGAGAGTCAGAGCGACAGTGACACCGACAGCACCTCCACTTCTACCGAcgacgaggccgacgacAACAATGACGACTGGGCCGATAAGCTGAACttgaagaaagagaaggaggctgcTAAGCCTACCACCAACGGCACGAAGCCTGCTTCCGAGACCgagaccaagaccaagaaggaTGTCGAAGCCTCAGATTCGAGCTCCAGTGAGAGCGACTCCGAAAGCGAGAGCGAGAGCGACAGCGACGATGGCGATGTCGAGATGAAGGACGCTCCGGCCAAGAGCACTAAGAAGGCGGCCGCTCCTGCTGCTTCCGATTCCGAGTCCGAGTCCGAGCCCAGTGAGTCAGAGGAGTCgagtgatgaggatgctCCTGCCGCCGGCGCCAAGGTCAACGGCGCCAAGGTCAATGAGAAAGCCAAAGAGGCCGAGTCGGAGAGCGAGTCGGAGAGCGAGTCGGAGAGCGGGTCGGAGAGCGAGTCggagagtgagagtgagagcgAGAGCGAAGCTGAGAAGCCTGTTCCCAAAGCCAAACCTGCTCCAGTTGCCAAGTCGTCGACAGCCAAGTCTCCAGCTGCTTCGAAGGACAAGGCGAAAAGCAAAGCGAAGAGCAAGGAGACCGTCGGCGAGTCTGAATCTGAATCCGAGTCGGAGCCTGAGCCGGAGGCCCAAAACGCCGCAGCCGTCAAGTCATC TCGCCCTGCTGAGCTCATTCAGCAACGCTTCGATCTGCGGAAAGTGGACCCCGATCTCGATGCTGCCAGCGTTGCCAAGATGCTTGCGAATGCAAAGGCCGAGGGCAAGCAGCTTTGGtgcttcaccacccccaagtCTATTGGCATCGACGTCATCAGGAAGTACAAGATCTCTACGGACAAGCTCATCTCTGGCCAACCACTCTTTACCCACGAGGGCGTGGATTACGGCGGTGAACTCGAGCAGCTGAGCCACTCGGTTAAGATCCTGATTCCCGGCAAGGATGGCAAGAAGTATGAGAGTG CCGACCAGCCCATCGGGCAGTTCCTCCACATTAAGCGCAAGACTCACATCGGCCAGGAGACCGTTGTGCCTGCCCCTCCCGTGCCGCCTAGACCCCAGCCTAAGGGGCTCAAGGTTCGCTACACACCGTTCGGCGCCACCAACAACGGTCTCACCGTCATGGGTGACGAGTCGGAGCACGAAGACGTCGAGATGGGTGATGCCGCCCCCGCTGCCcccgctgctgccaccagcaAGGCGGCCGCTAAGAAGCGCAAGCTCGGTGGAGAGGAGACAGCTGCCACGCCCAgcaagaaggcgaggaagtcTCGTGTTGGTGCCAGCACCCCAGCA GTGACGCCGATTCCGCCTCCTGTTCCCGTCGGAAAGAGCGCCTAG
- the GRC3 gene encoding Polynucleotide 5'-hydroxyl-kinase grc3 (EggNog:ENOG503NYZY; BUSCO:EOG09261DRB; COG:S), translating into MAMNNKRRKLEGVDIPPKAPASPATPVMSAFAARQQLWGAPSAVAKTPVNKNPTPAQKDPTPAKTIPTRRNKRGAAKEQVSTPVNEDPTPDLNRERGGSIPPSPILSPVLGTLIPPVVRERQPQYSSLKPHKKNYQQKPDGCVALRTPDGERLVILGSYGIGVHQGEATIAGAQLTPLDPVQWVHAPHCHALPVLRTSEDTVVELHPHPAADGLRQLAKLNPAFGKLWNEVPTQGVPSKKDSTFQILFSPEDVPKKVALQELVSPPEWNKKLASLIATKRKGASSPIFFLCGPKSSGKSTFGKLLANRLITDRAGNKNAPWSPIYILDIDPGQPEFGPPGVISLVKLTSPNLQPPFCHPTLEPVTSMIRSHAIAAVTPALDPEHFIECVMDLFTTYQTQTHPGEKKKPPMVVNTPGWIQGLGLDILSDLVKGIKPTEVVYMSTEGPEETISGLQAAISFIPTTAFSTLPSQNTTEILSPSRIPSSLRTMQAMSYFHLLPSLSTWNSTPLSHAPPWRVRYTGPDRGFRGILCYDYQPSPRILAEAINGMVLALVKISNLAALRGLDNIIEAGSGKMPLIDNPMGKSLDPKFSELVGLVLVRGVDERRGELQLLTPVGMGGVEKGEGRLVLVMGKFDTPSWCYSEELFRGFRGCMGVRTGGRGGRFGGLGGIWGGVR; encoded by the exons ATGGCGATGAACAATAAGAGAAGGAAACTCGAGGGCGTTGACATCCCTCCCAAGGCCCCTGCCTCTCCTGCTACACCTG TAATGAGTGCGTTTGCTGCCCGGCAACAGCTCTGGGGAGCCCCATCGGCAGTCGCAAAAACGCCTGTGAATAAAAATCCAACACCTGCTCAAAAAGATCCCACGCCTGCAAAAACAATACCTACTCGTCGAAATAAACGCGGGGCTGCCAAGGAGCAGGTTTCTACGCCTGTCAACGAAGACCCAACACCCGACCTCAACCGTGAAAGGGGTGGTTCAATTCCTCCATCGCCTATTCTTTCCCCAGT TCTTGGAACACTCATACCCCCAGTAGTCAGAGAAAGACAGCCTCAATACTCGTCCTTGAAGCCACACAAGAAGAACTATCAACAGAAGCCAGATGGTTGCGTGGCGCTAAGAACGCCTGATGGAGAGCGGCTGGTGATACTGGGAAGCTATGGCATCGGAGTCCATCAAGGCGAGGCCACCATCGCCGGTGCTCAGTTAACACCACTGGATCCAGTCCAATGGGTACACGCTCCGCACTGCCATGCTCTCCCAGTCCTCCGTACTTCTGAAGACACCGTGGTTGAGCTGCATCCCCATCCCGCAGCTGATGGGTTGCGCCAGTTGGCAAAACTGAACCCTGCCTTTGGAAAACTCTGGAACGAGGTTCCCACCCAAGGGGTGCCATCCAAGAAAGACTCGACATTTCAAATT TTGTTCTCCCCAGAAGACGTCCCCAAAAAGGTCGCCCTCCAAGAGCTCGTCTCCCCGCCAGAATGGAACAAGAAACTTGCCTCCCTGATCGCAACCAAGCGAAAAGGGGCCTCAtcccccatcttcttcctctgcggTCCCAAATCATCCGGGAAATCCACCTTTGGGaaactcctcgccaaccGTCTAATCACCGACCGAGCCGGCAACAAAAACGCTCCTTGGTCACCCATCTACATCTTAGACATCGACCCAGGGCAACCCGAATTCGGCCCCCCCGGCGTGATCTCCCTCGTCAaactcacctcccccaacctccagcCCCCCTTCTGCCACCCAACCCTCGAACCAGTCACCTCGATGATCCGCTCCCACGCCATCGCCGCAGTAACTCCCGCCCTCGACCCAGAGCACTTCATCGAGTGCGTCATGGACCTCTTTACGACCTACCAGACCCAGACCCATCCcggagaaaagaagaaaccaCCAATGGTAGTTAATACCCCAGGTTGGATCCAAGGTCTCGGGTTGGACATCTTGTCTGATCTCGTCAAGGGAATCAAACCGACAGAGGTGGTGTACATGTCGACCGAAGGACCGGAGGAAACCATTTCTGGTCTTCAAGCCGCCATCTCTTTTATTCCCACCACCGCATtcagcaccctcccctcgCAAAACACAACCGaaatcctctccccctcccggaTCCCGTCGTCTCTCCGTACGATGCAGGCAATGTCTTATTTTCATCTTTTGCCGTCGTTGTCAACTTGGAATTCAACACCGCTGTCACATGCTCCCccttggagggtgaggtatACGGGTCCTGACAGGGGATTCAGGGGTATCCTCTGCTACGACTACCAACCTTCACCGAGAATCTTGGCAGAGGCAATCAACGGGATGGTTTTGGCGCTTGTGAAAATTTCCAACTTGGCCGCGTTAAGGGGATTAGACAACATAATCGAGGCTGGGAGTGGGAAGATGCCGTTGATAGACAACCCTATGGGGAAGAGCCTCGATCCGAAGTTTTCGGAgctggtggggttggtgcttgtgaggggggtggatgagaggAGGGGCGAGCTGCAGTTGCTCACGCcggttgggatggggggcgtggagaagggagaggggagattggtgttggtgatggggaagtTTGATACGCCCAGCTGGTGCTATAGTGAGGAGTT GTTCCGTGGATTCAGAGGTTGCATGGGAGTCAGAAccggggggcgggggggaaggtttggagggttaggagggatttggggaggagttagatga
- the PRI1 gene encoding p48 polypeptide of DNA primase (COG:H; BUSCO:EOG09261ZI1; EggNog:ENOG503NUZP), producing MPHSESTPEQQDPPARTELTPTMEDTTLNLGNGGLTDEDLLMADVDEVESPPVVPPAAVEQQPPPSSAPAEEDAPVEIKQETKSDIKLEDLFDGMDSDSDDEFTGKNNHTNKDLVTGQVPPSSPGPAASSGGGSNPDLLRAFYQLLFPWRHYFQWLNHSPTPTPDFKHREFSLWLSGGVVFRFQSYATLDLLRKDVFKHLPERIEIGPIYTANPRDRKTFRNSSAFKPVAKELCFDIDLTDYDDVRTCCDKANICGKCWRFITMAIKVLGVALKEDFGYEHVMWVYSGRRGAHAWVCDRKARGLDDHKRKAIGNYFSVVKGGEKTGKRVNVRRPLHPHLARSLGILKEHFLTDVLEGQDPWREEDRAEKLLMLLPDVKLRVALKEKWEANPGRSSVIKWGDIDSVAKTMGSVNTKDLLEAKQDIVLEYTYPRLDILVTEQKTHLLKSPFVVHPGTGRVCVPIDTDDLDGFDPLGVPTIGGLVNEIDTAGGVVKKEGDDEDRRGAEWERTSIKPYIDQFRGFVHGLLREEREFVRVKREREEEGGLDF from the exons atgcCCCATTCAGAATCAACCCCCGAACAACAAGACCCCCCAGCTCGAACTGAGCTCACCCCGACAATGGAAGACACTACCCTCAACCTAGGCAACGGCGGCTTAACAGACGAGGACCTCCTCATGGCCGACGTCGACGAAGTTGAATCCCCACCCGTAGTcccccccgccgccgtcgagcaacaaccaccaccctccagcGCCCCAGCAG aagaagacgccCCCGTCGAAATCAAGCAGGAAACCAAATCCGACATCAAACTCGAGGATCTGTTCGACGGGATGGATTCCGATTCGGACGATGAGTTCACTGGCAAGAACAACCACACCAACAAAGATCTGGTCACAGGCCAAGTACCGCCTTCATCTCCAGG CccagccgcctcctccggcggTGGTTCCAAccccgacctcctccgcgcCTTCTAccagctcctcttcccctgGCGCCACTACTTCCAATGGCTCAaccactcccccacccccacccccgatTTCAAACACCGCGAGTTCTCCCTCTGGCTTTCCGGGGGTGTCGTCTTCCGCTTCCAATCCTACGCCActctcgacctcctccgcaaagACGTCTTCAAGCACCTCCCCGAGCGCATCGAGATCGGCCCCATCTACACGGCCAACCCCCGCGATCGAAAGACGTTTCGCAACTCGAGCGCCTTCAAGCCAGTGGCGAAGGAGCTCTGCTTTGACATCGATCTGACGGACTACGACGACGTTCGGACGTGCTGCGACAAGGCGAACATTTGTGGGAAGTGCTGGCGGTTCATCACCATGGCGATCAAGGTGCTGGGGGTGGCGCTGAAAGAGGACTTTGGGTATGAGCATGTCATGTGGGTGTAcagcgggaggagaggtgcGCACGCTTGGGTCTGTGATCGCAaggcgagggggttggatgatcacaagaggaaggcgatTGGGAATTATTTCTCGGTGGtcaaggggggggagaagacggggaagagggttAATGTCAGGAGGCCTTTGCATCCGCATCTGgcgaggagtttggggatTCTCAAGGAGCACTTTTTGACGGATGTGCTTGAGGGGCAGGACCcgtggagggaggaggatagggcggagaagttgttgatgttgcttCCTGATGTTAAGTTGAGGGTGGCGCTGaaggagaagtgggaggcTAATCCGGGGCGGTCGTCGGTGATCAAGTGGGGGGATATTGATTCGGTGGCCAAGACGATGGGGAGTGTGAATACGAAGGATTTGTTGGAGGCGAAGCAGGATATCGTGCTGGAGTATACGTATCCACGGCTGGATATTTTGGTTACGGAGCAAAAGACGCATTTGTTGAAGAGTCCGTTTGTGGTGCACCCTGGGACCGGGAGGGTTTGTGTGCCGATTGATACGGATGATCTGGACGGGTTTGATCCGTTGGGTGTGCCGAcgattggggggttggtgaatgaGATTGATACGGcgggtggggtggtgaagaaggagggggatgatgaagacagAAGGGGGGCCgagtgggagaggacgaGTATCAAGCCTTATATTGATCAGTTCAGGGGGTTTGTGCATGGgctgttgagggaggagagggagtttgtgagagtgaagagggagagggaggaggaggggggccTGGACTTTTAG